From Caulobacter segnis, a single genomic window includes:
- a CDS encoding amidase yields the protein MTKFAHLAGAAAIALLAGTVHAQTSEDATKGYLAVIKDKNPVLHAVIATNPHALADARALDAERKAGKVRSPLHGAPILLKDNIESADDTATTAGSLALKDNVTNRDAPIVKRLTDAGLVILGKANLSEWANIRSSKSISGWSAIGGTVRNPYVLDRSACGSSSGSGAAVAAGLAPLAIGTETDGSITCPAAINGLVGLKPTVGLVSRTHIVPISHSQDTAGPMTTTVLDAAKVLTVIAGSDPADPATKDADARKTDYAAGLSKDALKGVKLAVARFYTGYSPKTDAVFEAALKDLKAQGAILVDVKDFDEGPIGKAEGVVLYTELKADMAAYLASTDPKKVKSRTLADLIAFNKATPKELQWFGQESFEKAEKTKGLTDPDYLKALADSKRLAGPEGIDKILKNTGAVAIVAPTTGPAWTIDPLNGDNYGGSATTLPAVAGYPHLTVPMGDVTGLPVGLSFIGPAWSEKLLLNLGYAYEQATHHRKPPTFLKTIAP from the coding sequence ATGACCAAGTTCGCCCATCTGGCCGGCGCGGCCGCCATCGCCCTGCTGGCCGGGACAGTCCACGCCCAGACGTCCGAAGACGCCACCAAGGGCTATCTGGCGGTCATCAAGGACAAGAACCCCGTCCTGCACGCGGTCATCGCCACTAATCCGCACGCCCTGGCCGACGCCCGCGCCCTGGACGCCGAGCGCAAGGCGGGCAAGGTCCGCTCGCCGCTGCACGGCGCGCCGATCCTGCTGAAGGATAATATCGAGAGCGCCGACGACACGGCCACCACCGCCGGCTCACTGGCGCTGAAGGACAACGTCACCAATCGCGACGCCCCGATCGTCAAGCGCCTGACCGACGCGGGCCTGGTCATCCTGGGCAAGGCCAACCTGTCGGAGTGGGCCAATATCCGCTCGTCCAAGTCGATTAGCGGCTGGAGCGCGATCGGCGGCACGGTGCGCAACCCCTATGTCCTGGACCGCAGCGCGTGTGGCTCGTCCAGCGGCTCGGGCGCGGCGGTGGCGGCGGGCCTGGCGCCCCTGGCCATCGGCACCGAGACCGACGGCTCGATCACCTGCCCGGCGGCGATCAACGGCCTGGTTGGCCTCAAGCCCACCGTCGGCCTGGTCTCGCGCACCCACATCGTGCCGATCAGCCACAGCCAGGACACCGCCGGCCCGATGACCACCACGGTCCTGGACGCGGCCAAGGTGCTGACGGTCATCGCCGGTTCGGACCCCGCCGATCCAGCCACCAAGGACGCCGACGCCCGCAAGACCGACTACGCCGCGGGTCTCTCCAAGGACGCGCTGAAAGGCGTCAAGCTTGCCGTGGCGCGGTTCTACACCGGCTACTCGCCCAAGACCGATGCGGTGTTCGAGGCGGCGCTGAAAGACCTCAAGGCCCAAGGCGCGATCCTGGTCGACGTGAAGGACTTCGACGAAGGCCCGATCGGCAAGGCCGAGGGCGTGGTGCTCTATACCGAGCTGAAGGCCGACATGGCCGCCTACCTGGCCTCGACCGATCCCAAGAAGGTCAAGAGCCGCACGCTGGCCGACCTGATCGCCTTCAACAAGGCGACCCCGAAGGAGCTCCAGTGGTTCGGCCAGGAGAGTTTCGAAAAGGCCGAGAAGACCAAGGGGCTGACCGATCCCGACTACCTGAAGGCCCTGGCCGACTCCAAGCGCCTCGCGGGCCCCGAGGGTATCGACAAGATCCTCAAGAACACCGGCGCGGTCGCCATCGTCGCCCCGACTACCGGACCGGCCTGGACCATCGACCCGCTGAACGGCGACAACTACGGCGGCTCGGCCACCACCCTGCCCGCCGTGGCCGGCTATCCGCACCTGACGGTGCCGATGGGCGACGTCACCGGCCTGCCGGTCGGCCTGTCGTTCATCGGCCCGGCCTGGAGCGAGAAGCTGCTGCTGAACCTGGGCTATGCCTACGAGCAGGCGACCCACCACAGGAAGCCGCCGACTTTCCTGAAGACCATCGCCCCGTAG
- a CDS encoding acyl-CoA dehydrogenase family protein, which translates to MDFNDSPEEAAYREKARAWLAENAAAHRAKFGELKPNTPEHMAAAKDWQATKAGAGYACITWPAAIGGGGGTPIQSVIFGQEETKAGLGYGYFTIGLGMCVPTVMAFADSDTKKRFVSPAVKGEEIWCQLFSEPAGGSDVAALRTRAVKDGDEWVINGQKVWTTGAHYCDYGILLTRTDPDVPKHKGLTMFWIDMRDAAVECRPIHQMSGGREFNEVYFTDLRVKDSQRLGEVGDGWKVALVTLMNERLAVGGSAGPNYREIMKLARQLSGSTGPALKDQAFREKLADWYVQSEGLKFTRFRTMTALSRGQTPGPESSIGKIISANQLQDLANTAVEMEDQYGILVDPDQAPAEAAFQQSLMWAPGLRIAGGTDEILKNIIAERVLGLPGDVRVDKDVPFKDMPTGR; encoded by the coding sequence ATGGATTTCAACGACTCTCCCGAAGAAGCCGCCTACCGCGAGAAGGCCCGCGCGTGGCTCGCCGAGAACGCCGCCGCTCACCGCGCCAAGTTCGGCGAGCTGAAGCCCAACACGCCCGAGCACATGGCCGCCGCCAAGGACTGGCAGGCGACCAAGGCCGGCGCCGGCTACGCCTGCATCACCTGGCCCGCGGCCATCGGCGGGGGCGGCGGCACGCCGATCCAGTCGGTGATCTTCGGCCAGGAAGAGACCAAGGCCGGCCTCGGCTACGGCTACTTCACGATCGGCCTGGGCATGTGCGTGCCCACGGTCATGGCCTTCGCCGATAGCGACACCAAGAAGCGCTTCGTCTCGCCCGCCGTGAAGGGCGAGGAGATCTGGTGCCAGCTGTTCTCGGAACCGGCCGGCGGCTCGGACGTGGCGGCTCTGCGGACGCGAGCGGTCAAGGACGGCGACGAGTGGGTGATCAACGGCCAGAAGGTCTGGACCACCGGCGCCCACTATTGCGACTACGGCATCCTGCTGACCCGCACCGATCCCGATGTGCCCAAGCACAAGGGCCTGACGATGTTCTGGATCGACATGCGCGACGCCGCCGTCGAGTGCCGGCCGATCCACCAGATGTCGGGCGGCCGCGAGTTCAATGAGGTCTATTTCACCGACCTGCGGGTCAAGGACAGCCAGCGCCTGGGCGAGGTCGGCGACGGCTGGAAGGTGGCCCTCGTCACCCTGATGAACGAGCGCCTGGCGGTCGGCGGCTCGGCCGGCCCGAACTATCGTGAGATCATGAAGCTGGCCCGCCAGCTGTCGGGCTCGACCGGCCCGGCGCTGAAGGACCAGGCGTTCCGCGAGAAGTTGGCCGACTGGTACGTCCAGTCGGAGGGGCTGAAGTTCACCCGCTTCCGCACCATGACCGCCCTGTCGCGTGGCCAGACGCCGGGGCCGGAAAGCTCGATCGGCAAGATCATCTCGGCCAACCAGCTGCAGGACCTGGCCAACACCGCCGTCGAGATGGAGGACCAGTACGGCATCCTGGTCGATCCCGACCAGGCCCCGGCCGAGGCGGCGTTCCAGCAGAGTCTGATGTGGGCCCCGGGCCTGCGCATCGCCGGCGGCACCGACGAGATCCTCAAGAACATCATCGCCGAACGGGTCCTGGGTCTGCCGGGTGACGTGCGGGTCGACAAGGACGTGCCGTTCAAGGACATGCCGACAGGGCGGTAG